One Prevotella intermedia ATCC 25611 = DSM 20706 DNA window includes the following coding sequences:
- a CDS encoding indole-3-glycerol phosphate synthase TrpC: MKDILEAIVANKQKELEQWKQYVPLKQLYGIIEYEGAMKREVPSLKAALSDSSTIGVITEFVRKTPALGWINQDAKIRNVGADYARYGATAISVPTDFTYFGGYDEFVQEVRAIGITLPLLYKNYIIDEYQLFQAKHAGASAVMLTAVLLELEQCHSLVSLAHQLGMEVALELHTAEEMDYLACNADMVVVNNRKACSFEMDINRSLELAKLLPASMLKISEGGIDTPETAKQLAAVGYQGVIIGEPFMLAENPGLAFGEFIKKLKE; encoded by the coding sequence ATGAAAGATATTTTGGAAGCAATTGTAGCCAATAAACAGAAAGAATTGGAGCAATGGAAACAGTATGTTCCATTGAAGCAGTTGTATGGCATTATTGAATACGAGGGAGCAATGAAGCGTGAAGTTCCTTCACTGAAAGCTGCACTTAGCGATTCTTCTACAATAGGTGTGATAACAGAATTTGTGCGTAAAACACCTGCCTTAGGCTGGATAAACCAAGATGCAAAGATAAGGAATGTCGGTGCGGATTACGCACGTTATGGAGCTACTGCCATAAGTGTTCCAACCGATTTCACTTATTTTGGTGGATACGATGAGTTTGTTCAGGAGGTTCGTGCAATAGGTATAACCTTGCCTTTGTTGTATAAGAATTATATTATTGATGAATACCAATTGTTTCAAGCCAAACACGCAGGAGCATCTGCTGTTATGCTGACTGCCGTATTACTCGAATTGGAGCAATGCCATTCTTTGGTTTCGCTTGCCCATCAGTTGGGAATGGAGGTGGCATTGGAATTGCATACGGCTGAAGAAATGGATTATCTTGCTTGCAATGCCGATATGGTAGTGGTGAACAATCGTAAGGCTTGTAGCTTTGAAATGGATATAAATCGTTCGCTTGAGTTGGCGAAGTTGCTTCCTGCAAGTATGCTTAAAATAAGCGAAGGCGGGATTGACACTCCCGAAACTGCAAAGCAATTAGCAGCAGTAGGCTATCAAGGCGTTATTATTGGTGAGCCGTTTATGCTGGCAGAGAACCCTGGTCTTGCGTTTGGTGAGTTTATAAAGAAATTAAAGGAATAG